AATTCTCCACCGTGTGCTCGGTGTCGATGAACGTGCCGCCCGGCCCGGCAGCCTCGATAACATCCAGCCCCAGGGTGTCGTCGCTTACCTCTATCCCGCGGCAGGTGCTCTCCACGTAGCGGATTATCTCATCCTGCAGCACCAGAATGTCCAGCGAGCTGGCCTGGTCCACCCCCGAGATGCCCATGTGCCCGAAAATGTCGGCCCCGGCCGCTGCGCCCAGGGCCAGGGTGATCCCGCATTCCAGGCCGGCCTGGGCATCCGGGCGCTTGCTGTCGGTCAGGCCGACGTTGATATAGACCGGGAAGCCGTAGTGCTTGCCGATCTGGGTCATCGCCACCCCGAAGATCGCCTGCTCCGGGCCGGAGAAAATCATCTGGGTGGTGCTCATGTCAAAAGCGTGGCAGATGCCGCCGTAGCATACCGGCAGGCCGGGACGGATGAGCTGGGTGATGCAGACCCCGGCCAGGATTTCGGCGTTCTCCTGGGCCAGGGTGCCGGCCACGGTGCAGGGGGCCGAAAGACCCATCTGGGCCATCGGGCCAATCGGCACGGGCAAGCCGATCCGCGCGGTCTCGAACAGCAGGTCGATGCCGTTGAACGGGAAACGCAGCGGGCTGATCGGCTCGAGGAAGGGGTAGCAGAACGGGTATTTCTCGGCCCGGTGGCTGTCGCCGCGCAGGGCGATGCACAACTCCACGATGAACCTGGCCGCGGGGCGGTCGTGGAACCAGAACGTGACCGGCTTGGTTGTCTGGCGCAGCATGGCGGCGAACACCTCCAGGCTGCGGCTGGCCACCGGCATGCCGTGGGGGTCGCTCATCGCGCCGGGAAGGTTGATCCCGGCCAGTGCGTCCGCGAACCGGGTGGCCTCCATCGCGTCCTGCAGCGTGGTGAACCGCCGCTCCCCGCCCGGGGTCTCGACCCAGGAGGCCTCGCCGGCGATGGAGTTGTAGTTGCGCCTGCCCTGGCCGAAAGCGGCGGTGCGGTCCAGGTCGCGGCCATAGAGGGTGAAACTCTTGCCCGCGCTGGCCACGCAGCGCATGACCAGCTCCTCGGGGATACGCACCCGCAGGGCCGGGAAATCGACTTTCGCCCCGGCCTCGGCGAACATCCGCAGCATGCCCGGATGGGGCACGGTGACGCCGACTCGCTCCAGAATGCCCAGCGAAGCCCGGTGGATCCGCTCGATCTGCTCGTCAGTCAGCACCCGGCAGAACATATGGATTCTCCTGTGCTTTACAATTTGCTTACTCGATGGTGGTCAGGGGATAAGCTCACCACCGCACACACGTAGAATTGTGTTTATGAAGGCTTTCAATTCTACGCATTGAGCGATAGCCACGGACAGATCGTTTTCGC
The DNA window shown above is from bacterium and carries:
- a CDS encoding trimethylamine methyltransferase family protein, with protein sequence MFCRVLTDEQIERIHRASLGILERVGVTVPHPGMLRMFAEAGAKVDFPALRVRIPEELVMRCVASAGKSFTLYGRDLDRTAAFGQGRRNYNSIAGEASWVETPGGERRFTTLQDAMEATRFADALAGINLPGAMSDPHGMPVASRSLEVFAAMLRQTTKPVTFWFHDRPAARFIVELCIALRGDSHRAEKYPFCYPFLEPISPLRFPFNGIDLLFETARIGLPVPIGPMAQMGLSAPCTVAGTLAQENAEILAGVCITQLIRPGLPVCYGGICHAFDMSTTQMIFSGPEQAIFGVAMTQIGKHYGFPVYINVGLTDSKRPDAQAGLECGITLALGAAAGADIFGHMGISGVDQASSLDILVLQDEIIRYVESTCRGIEVSDDTLGLDVIEAAGPGGTFIDTEHTVENFRRELWVPGLLDRQYYQAWIDSGAQSMEERCRARKQEILATHKPVPPTDDQERIIAEILAAARRELAV